Within the Dehalococcoidia bacterium genome, the region TGCACATTGATGGCGATCCCTTCATGGAGACCCCCGTGACGATTCGTGTTTTGCCTTCAGCACTCAACGTTATCGTACCTTCTGATGCGCCGCATCGACTGTTTGCTCAGTAATCGTCTCCCCTTCTTGGAACCATTGCTCCATTGTGCCATACTGGAGAAGGTCTGTGTGGATTCCAATTATCCGCCGCTGGCAAGTAATCGTGCAAGAATTGATCACAGATTCCATCAACCATAACCGTGGATAGTTTAAACTTCGTTTCTGTTTTCCTAATAGCCGTTGGACTCTCTGCAGACTGCTTCGCCGTGGCTATCGGTGGCAGTGCATCCATGAAAACCTTCTCCGCTGTTCAAGTATTCCGCATCTCCATCGCCTTCGGAGCAGCGCAGGCCCTGATGCCCGTGTTCGGGTGGCTGGCAGGTCGAACTGTGGTGGATATCATATCGGCCTACGATCACTGGGTGGCTTTTGTCCTTTTGGCGGCCATCGGCGGGAAGATGATCAGGGAATCGTTTCATTCCAGAGACGTTCTGGGCCAGACTTCCGATATCACCACGGGATTCCCACTTCTGGCGCTATCAGTGGCAACCAGCATTGATGCCCTGGCAGTCGGCTTAACCTTTGCCTTCCTCGAAGTCAATATCGCTCTGGCTACTGCAACAATCGGTATCGTCGCTTTTATGGCCACAGCAATGGGTTTCTTTTTGGGAAAGAAGGCAAACCGGCTGGTCGGGAAAGGGGTGGAGACTTTTGGCGGGTTAGTCCTTATGGGGATTGGTTTCAGGATTGTATTGACTCACATGCTTTAGCTGCCAATGCAAAACCCAAACCTGCCCGTTGGCTTGAAGCAAAAAACCTCACTGCGCACTCTCTCGATTGCACCATTCAACAACAGTCTGCGCTTCGGTGATTGAGAGCGGGGAGATGATATGAAGAAGCCTCCCCGCCCCCATGCTCGATGCACGGATGCGGAGAG harbors:
- a CDS encoding manganese efflux pump MntP family protein, yielding MDSLNFVSVFLIAVGLSADCFAVAIGGSASMKTFSAVQVFRISIAFGAAQALMPVFGWLAGRTVVDIISAYDHWVAFVLLAAIGGKMIRESFHSRDVLGQTSDITTGFPLLALSVATSIDALAVGLTFAFLEVNIALATATIGIVAFMATAMGFFLGKKANRLVGKGVETFGGLVLMGIGFRIVLTHML